The window GGAATAATGGAATTTGAAGAAGTATTTTGGAGATGAGAATGTGTTTTAGGACCAGTTATGAAAATATTCTTTGTACGCCATCAATTGTCTGTTTTCTACCTTTTTCTGTTTGTTGGAATCTTTTGCTTCTATTTTTCTAACTATAATTTctaataaaaattaagttagtTATCCTCATTTCATGAAATTCCACGGTTCTGTATTCTTATCTTATACggagtaatttttttatttattcttattcCAGGTGTTAAAAGAGAACAATTAAAATATATCCTCTTATAAGACttgaatttttgttttaagTACTTCAATAGAGATGTGACTATGGAttgttttacatttttactTTCATTATCGTTGAATTTGGTGTATTTTGCTACATGATGACGGGCATTTTGCTAAATACTAACTTTAATGGCATTTGTAATAGGCTATTGCCAAGGAAGACGACTTGAACGTTACACTGAGTGGACCGAACGTTTTTGTTTCTGTAAATCAAACTACGGCGCTGCCTTTggataaacaaattaataagaAATACACAAGTTTAGATAAACTCGAAGCTCGTCTTGGGAGGGTACGTGCTGCAGTTAAAGAAGCGGAGACAGGAAATAGAAGTCATGATCCAGATTATGTTCCTGAAGGCCCAATGTATTGGAATGCAGCCTCATTTCACCGGTAACAAACCTTTTAAAAGATAGttatgcataaaaaaacttgtaatgTATGTGGATAATTTGTAATAGAGaattgacttttattttttgtcttGTACAGGAGTTATATGGAGATGGAAAAGCAATTTAAGGTGTTTGTATATGAAGAAGGAGAACCCCCAATATTCCATGATGGTCCTTGcaaaaacatatatgcaatgGAAGGTAATTTTATCTACCATATGGAAACCACCAAATTTCGAACTAAAAACCCCGAAAAAGCGCATACGTTTTTCCTCCCAATGAGTGCCACAATGATGGTTCGGTTTATATTTGAGCGCAATCCTAAAGTCGACCATTGGCGTCCTATGAAACAAACGATTAAAGATTATGTTGATCTTGTGGGTGGTAAGTACCCTTTTTGGAACCGAAGCCTAGGAGCTGATCACTTCACCGTTGCTTGCCACGATTGGGTGAGTAAACTTTTCCACATCCTCGGTTTTTTTATTCCTATGTATTTTCATCATGTTTATTGAATATAATGTATCATTTCGTGTAGGGGCCTGAGCTATCAAAAGCGGTTCCGTATCTATTCAAGAATTCTATTCGGGCTCTATGCAACGCGAATACATCAGAAGGGTTCAATCCATCAAAAGATGTCTCAATCCCAGAAATCTTACTCCCAGACGGAACAACACGTGGGATAATGAATGGACCATCCCCAAGGAACCGGCCCGTTTTAGCATTCTTTGCTGGCGGGCTCCATGGTCCTATTAGACCGATACTTTTAGAGCATTGGCAAGACAAGGACCCTGAAGTTCAAGTTCACAAGTACCTTCCAAAGGGTGTATCATACATGGGTATGTTGAGACAAAGCAAGTATTGCATTTCCCCTAGTGGATACGAGGTGGCGAGTCCTAGAATGGTTGAAGCGCTTTACACAGGTTGTGTGCCGGTTCTCATCAAGGATCATTACGTGGCCCCATTTAGTGATGTCCTAAATTGGAAGTCATTTGCCGTTATACTCGCAGTTGAAGACATCCCAAACCTCAAAAACATCTTAACTGGAATATCTACAAGACAATATCTTAGAATGCAAAGACGAGGTAAACAAGTTCGGCGACATTTTGAGGTCAACTATCCTCCAAAGAGGTACGACGTCTTCCATATGATACTGCATTCGGTTTGGCTTCGCAGGTTAAATATTCAAATTCAAAGTGTCGCCGACTCTTGACAGGCAATATGATCCGCTAGACATAGTTTTTGTTATATCTTTTCATTGGGGCGAAATGGTGAATAGTAGGAAAATGTAGTGGTTGTTTGTAACTTATTGTAAGCAAATTGGGCCGGGTTTTTCAATATTTAATTACTGTATTTAATTTTTGGCCTTTACCTTCattgtttaattaattcttCCGTcgtctatttgttttttttaaaggtaacttTTATTGACATACACCTCGACAAATTGTCAAGGCAAACCGATTATAATATACAACAACTTtacatcaatttaaatatacacAAATCATGCCAACTAATGCTCACGTTCTTCTTACGGTTCCTATACCAGAGATACCTCAACGATCTAACGTCTTGGAAAATAGACTCCACATTGACATCTTCATGCTTCCCGTCTTGGAAAATAGACTCCACATTCGTCTATTTGTAACTCTACgaaatctttcttttttaacCGTCCCAAACTATACCAACGAAAGTAATTTAAAACCCactttacttatatattttacaacATGTATTATATGACACAAAAAGTTCAAATTCGAAAAAACGAAAATTCAAAAAGCTAAAAGTGGATAATCTTTTAGACGAAGTCGTCTTATTATACTAGCATGTAGTCGAGATCGATCATTTATTGGTCGATAATGAGTGATGTTTGGAATTGTTTCTTTCACAACTCGTTTTTATAAATAAGGTTAAAAGGACGTTAGTCATAGACTCATAGGGTTGAAACTACTAAATTTTAATAGTTGGATGATGAAATGAATTGATTGAAATTAAAAGTAATGGGTGTTAAGATATGGGTTTAGACAGTGACAGATTAAGGTTTTTGGTGACTTTAAACGAAATCAAATTTGAAGACCTAGTTTATTAGCATAttaataaagcaaaaaaaagTAGTTTGACTTATGTTGTTAAAATAGTAGTAAAATATGTGTAGAGGTTGATACAAAAATCAATAAGGTGTTACCCCAAAATTTAAACGCACTAAACTTACTATAAGAAAAATTGAAGCCTTGGATTTTCGGTGGCCTAAAGCGATCAATTACCCGCTATCAATATTAGAGCCGGGTGTGGATTTAAATTGAACTGACCCGAAACTTGTTTAGTCACACAACGTCTTAGTAATAAGAAGTTGCAACGGGTTCGTGTTGTAAATTAGTTACAGGATGGATATTATAAGGGGATTAATGAATTTGCAAATATGGTGTATTAACTAGATATTATGCAACATATATAGTTGTGGTTGATAAAGACGTCACAGTTTAGTTCCATTATTTTGATCAtggattattttcattatttcacTACCACTACATTTCAAATAATGCCATTGGTAGTTGAGAAACTTGGACCATTTGTTTTCGTTATTCCCATTATAGATATTGATATTCTTTGCTCTAAAGTGACGTCAATAGTTACGGTTTATGAGAATGattatttcaaaacaaaattagtCTCGATATAAAAAGATATGAAAGAATGAGAAATTGTATGGGTGTATAGTAGAAAAAGACATGTGAATGATGCACAAATATATCTATGAAACATTTTTTAAATCAGTCGactataaatttaaaatcatgATAGTTTAGAACTTTTGTCATCCAATAAATGGTATTTGGAATTATGGATAAAGTTTTTCATATTCAACTTATTTGAAAGAATGAATATTTTGACTTATATGTATGCGACTAAACTGAAATATTCCATGGCCGTTTTTGAACCTTTTAAGTGGTTTAAGTgtcttttaataaattttataaaacttctttGTGCTTGGTTCATACACAAATGGTTATTTGGTATCAACTTTGTGTGATGCTGAGAGAAACCATAAACTTTCACCACATACTTTACAACTTGAACATTCAATCAGGTGTCTCCCACTacaacaagaaagaaaaattacaTGGAATATACACCCTTTTTGGAGTTGATCAGAAATTAAAAATACCTCTATTCTTTATTACTAAATTTAAACATATCtatctaatatacatataataaccttaaatctcaactactcatttctttctctctattcaaatctcaaccactcattttttttccttatccataaatcattttatttctccaattaattcaaaatcttttatcgcaaaaaccgtatatcgataaattataaaaattgtatgggtgttcttaaaatttcatgctctttcattagagatgtcatccgatatactttcgacgaatttttaaatccgaggacggagcccgtacggctaaggcatttggctataaGACTATCCGCATCAGTTCAGGATATCCTTCTAACAAACATCTTAATCAACATGTTACGTCAGCTTTTTATCCATCCTtcccacaaacactttttacccacaacaataatatatcCATACTTTttacaaacaaccaaataaaCTCCAAAGTAACTTTTGTCTTTTACCTTTCCTCATCCTTCCCACCGTTCTCTACAAACAACCATGGATGGACATCCTTCATGTCATCACCCACATCAATAGTCTCCCTACAAACACCCTCCATGTCACCACAAATTTCCTATGGACATCGTTGTTGTGGATGGTCTAATACTCTATGACTTTACCTATCACCCCCAgccccccaccatctcaccgccgcaatgaaCGGTCACTATCTCTTgtattttataaagcattttgcccttatttataagaaaagatgatttgaactacctaaaatacctctattctttattcactaatataaacatctctacctaatatacctataataaccttaaatctcaaacactcatttttttctctctgcccaaatcttaactacttattattttctctctcatccctaaatcattttattcttctaatttattcaaaatattttatctcaaaaatcgtatatcgataaattataaaaattgtatgagtgttcttaaaactttatgctctttcattagagatgtcattcgatatacttttgatgaatttttaaatccgatgacggagcccatacggctaaggcatttggctatcatattCTATGACTTGActtatcaccccaccatctcaccgttgCAATGCGAGAGCAGTATCTCTCGTTATCTTATAAAGGAGgaacacctttttttttaagaaaaaatgatttgaaccGACAAAAATACCcctattctttattcactaatttaaacatctctaactaatatacctataatacccttaaatctcaaccacttatttttctctctttactcaaatctcaacaactcattttttctctctcctctataaatcattttattcctcaaattcatttaaaaaattttatctcaaaaaccgtatatcgataaattataaaaattgtatgagtgttcttaaaattccatactttttcattagagatgtcattcgatataatttcgatgaatttttaaatccgttggcggagcctgtacggctaagacatttgactatcacactctatgacttatcaccttctatgacctatcacccccaccatctcatcgCCGCAACGCACGAGTACTATCTCTCGTAACTATAGATTATCTATTTCATGCTATAATTTAGCACTGATGGTTAAATTGAAAAGGTGTCTTAAAACGATATATGTCAAATGAGTTGGGTATTTTTATAACTgaataatcaatttatttaaataaaacttattcatgttttcatcatatacttttttctatttatatagattttatatattgttatgaCAAATTACTAAAAAGGACATAAATTGTTGTCTGTGAATCGGTCAACTAATTCGATTTTGTGAGTACTGTTTCAGTGTTTTGGTATTCCATATGTTGATCAAAGTATTAAACAACTTGAAAGAAAAA is drawn from Erigeron canadensis isolate Cc75 chromosome 9, C_canadensis_v1, whole genome shotgun sequence and contains these coding sequences:
- the LOC122582228 gene encoding probable glycosyltransferase At5g03795, which gives rise to MGSWQNSRKPSSTKLFWVIILFMCIGVFIGVKKLNLVDGLKNYSLVISSSAYSSSVIKENVTVVAEGPAGQESTVVKGGDVVAEGPSENFVFNSSYPPLAMEDEMDVELPAIAKEDDLNVTLSGPNVFVSVNQTTALPLDKQINKKYTSLDKLEARLGRVRAAVKEAETGNRSHDPDYVPEGPMYWNAASFHRSYMEMEKQFKVFVYEEGEPPIFHDGPCKNIYAMEGNFIYHMETTKFRTKNPEKAHTFFLPMSATMMVRFIFERNPKVDHWRPMKQTIKDYVDLVGGKYPFWNRSLGADHFTVACHDWGPELSKAVPYLFKNSIRALCNANTSEGFNPSKDVSIPEILLPDGTTRGIMNGPSPRNRPVLAFFAGGLHGPIRPILLEHWQDKDPEVQVHKYLPKGVSYMGMLRQSKYCISPSGYEVASPRMVEALYTGCVPVLIKDHYVAPFSDVLNWKSFAVILAVEDIPNLKNILTGISTRQYLRMQRRGKQVRRHFEVNYPPKRYDVFHMILHSVWLRRLNIQIQSVADS